ACGATCGCGACCGTGCCCGCGCGACTCGCCTCGCTCGGCGACCCGTGGGAGGGATGGGATGCGGCGCCCGGCAGCATCCGCCCGCTCCTGGAGTGGTGGGAGCGGGACGCGGCGGCCGGCCTCGGCGAGCTCGTCTACCCGCCCGACTACCCCAAGATGCCGGGCGAGCCGCCGCGCGTCGCGCCGAGCCGGGCCAAGAAGGACTGAGCCCGCTCAGGCTCGGCCGAGGACTTCGGCGAGGTCGTACGACGCCGGCACCTCGAGCTGCGCGAAGGTGCACGAGGCGGCGTCCCGGTCCGGCCGCCAGCGTCGGAACTGCGCCGAGTGCCGGAATCTCGCGCCCTCCATCTGGTCGTAGCGCACCTCGACGACGCGCTCGGGCCGCAGCCGCACGAAGCTCGTGTCGCGACCCGAGCTGAAGCGGTTCCGCTCGCCCTCGCCGCGCACCGCCTCCCCGTCCGCGTCGCGCTCCACGAGCGGCTCGAGCTCCTCGACGAGCTCCGCGCGCCGCGCCGTGGTGAACGCCGAGACGCCCCCGACGCTGCGCAGCTCGCCGTCGTCGTAGAGGCCGAGCAGCAGCGAGCCGATCCCCGTGCCGGATCTGTGGATGCGGTAGCCGATCACGACCGCATCCGCCGTGCGCTCGTGCTTGATCTTGAGCATGGTGCGCTTGCCGGGCTGATACGGCTGCTCGAGCGGCTTCGCGACCACGCCGTCGAGGCCGGCGCCCTCGAAGTCCTCGAGCCAGCGGCCGGCGAGCTCCGCGTCGGCGGTCGTGCGCGTCAGATGCAGCGGCGGCTGCGCGTCGGCGAGCAGCGCCTCGAGTCGCTCGCGGCGCTCCCGGAACGGCAGGTCGAGCCGCGGCTCGCCGTCCTCCTGGAGCAGGTCGAAGGCGACGAGCGAGGCCGGCGTCTCGGCCGCGAGCCGCTCGATGCGCGAGGCCGCGGGGTGGATGCGCTGCGACAGCGCCTCCCAGTCGAGCCGCTCGGCGCCGAGCTCGCCGCGGCGCACCACGATCTCGCCGTCGAGCACCGTGCCGGATGCCAGCTGCGCCTCGAGCGCCGACACCAGCTCCGGGAAGTAGCGCGTGAGCAGCTTGCCGCCGCGGCTGCCCAGCTCGACGCGGCCCTCGGCGTCGACGGCGACGATCGCGCGGAAGCCGTCCCATTTCGGCTCGAAGCGCAACCCGCCCGCGACGGCGTCGGCCGCGGGCACCGCGGCGACCGCCTTCGCGAGCATCGGCTCGAGGGATGCGTCGACCGGCTCCGTCATGCCCGCAGGCTAGTCGCGCCGAGCGTCCGCGAGCCGGTCCCGCAGGAAGCTCACGACATCCGCGAGCTCCTGCGGCGAGACGCCGTGGCCGAGCTGCTCGTAGGCGCCGAGCACGAGCGCGCTGTGGCCGGGCAGGAAGTCGAGCGTGCGGTCGATGGCCGCGGCCGGGATGACGGGGTCGGCGAGACCGCGCCCGTAGAAGACCGGCGGTCGCCGCTCGGCCAGCACGGCATCCCCCGGCTGCTCGGCGGTCGCGGCGAAGCCGGCGAGGTTCACGACGTAGTCGATCGCGTCGGGATCCCGGCGGAGCGCCTCGAGGGCGATCGCGCCGCCCTGCGAGAAGCCGAGGAGCCCGACGCTCGAGGCCTCGCCGCGGTTCGCCGCCACCCACGCCAGCACGGCATCCGCGGCGGGGTCGACCCGCTCCGGCACGGGCGCGCCCGGCACAGCGCCGTCGAGCGAGAACCAGGCGTAGCCGGGACCCTCGCGCCGCGGCGCGCGGAGGGAGGCGATCGTGAGCTCGAGCGGGAGCTGCGGCGAGAGCCCGAAGAGGTCGCCCTCGTGGCTGCCGTAGCCGTGCAGCAGCACGAGGAGCGGCCGACCGGGGCGCTCGGCCTCCGGGGTCGACCAGATGACGGCGTCGGAATCGATCACGCGCACGACGGTAGCCGACCGGTAAGAATGGAGCATGGCCTCCGTCGGCACCCCTGACCCTGATCCGATCCCCGAGCCGCCGCGTCCCGACGCGAGCTCCTCGTGGCTGAGCGA
The Homoserinibacter sp. YIM 151385 DNA segment above includes these coding regions:
- a CDS encoding alpha/beta hydrolase — its product is MIDSDAVIWSTPEAERPGRPLLVLLHGYGSHEGDLFGLSPQLPLELTIASLRAPRREGPGYAWFSLDGAVPGAPVPERVDPAADAVLAWVAANRGEASSVGLLGFSQGGAIALEALRRDPDAIDYVVNLAGFAATAEQPGDAVLAERRPPVFYGRGLADPVIPAAAIDRTLDFLPGHSALVLGAYEQLGHGVSPQELADVVSFLRDRLADARRD
- a CDS encoding ATP-dependent DNA ligase, with protein sequence MTEPVDASLEPMLAKAVAAVPAADAVAGGLRFEPKWDGFRAIVAVDAEGRVELGSRGGKLLTRYFPELVSALEAQLASGTVLDGEIVVRRGELGAERLDWEALSQRIHPAASRIERLAAETPASLVAFDLLQEDGEPRLDLPFRERRERLEALLADAQPPLHLTRTTADAELAGRWLEDFEGAGLDGVVAKPLEQPYQPGKRTMLKIKHERTADAVVIGYRIHRSGTGIGSLLLGLYDDGELRSVGGVSAFTTARRAELVEELEPLVERDADGEAVRGEGERNRFSSGRDTSFVRLRPERVVEVRYDQMEGARFRHSAQFRRWRPDRDAASCTFAQLEVPASYDLAEVLGRA